One Xiphophorus hellerii strain 12219 chromosome 1, Xiphophorus_hellerii-4.1, whole genome shotgun sequence DNA segment encodes these proteins:
- the rnf223 gene encoding RING finger protein 223 produces the protein MGENTPQIWHMQILGHEVPGELQKKISVASQPECSICYNTYDNVFKTPKLLECTHTFCLECLSRLMAVSLTDQDEGAGSTRLSCPFCRHPTMLPEDGPPALATSREVLCKLPSHQQQEEPVWLEGEKLCYKTSRQDALSGAPDSPTAFCICIDIGASKSADAPVQTRRRSSGLMGRLADWKRMVLFVVLMVLLVIVVLWPLQCVFTTGNMRCMRNGPHISTTATTTTTIGPSISRSGLKG, from the coding sequence ATGGGAGAAAACACTCCACAGATCTGGCACATGCAGATTCTTGGGCATGAAGTTCCAGGTGAGCTGCAGAAGAAGATATCGGTGGCCAGCCAGCCGGAGTGCTCCATCTGCTACAACACCTACGACAACGTCTTCAAAACACCCAAGCTGCTGGAGTGCACCCACACCTTTTGCCTGGAGTGCCTGTCCCGCCTCATGGCCGTCTCCCTGACCGATCAGGACGAGGGCGCTGGCAGCACACGCCTCTCTTGCCCCTTCTGCCGCCATCCCACTATGCTGCCAGAGGACGGCCCCCCCGCCCTGGCCACCAGCCGGGAGGTCCTCTGCAAACTGCCCAGCcaccagcagcaggaggagccgGTGTGGCTGGAGGGGGAGAAGCTGTGCTACAAGACCTCCAGACAGGACGCCCTATCCGGAGCGCCTGACAGCCCCACGGCCTTCTGCATCTGCATCGACATCGGGGCCAGTAAGTCAGCGGACGCTCCGGTCCAGACCAGGCGCCGGAGCTCGGGTCTGATGGGCCGACTGGCAGACTGGAAGAGGATGGTGCTGTTCGTGGTGCTCATGGTGCTGCTGGTCATAGTGGTGCTGTGGCCTCTGCAGTGTGTGTTCACCACCGGAAACATGCGCTGCATGAGAAACGGACCCCACATCAGCACCACGGCAACCACCACCACGACCATTGGCCCGTCGATAAGCAGGTCCGGCCTGAAAGGATGA